The following coding sequences lie in one Cannabis sativa cultivar Pink pepper isolate KNU-18-1 chromosome 5, ASM2916894v1, whole genome shotgun sequence genomic window:
- the LOC133037945 gene encoding large ribosomal subunit protein P2y-like codes for FFFFWIKINVNFLLSEVKGKDLAELFASGREKLASVPSGGNGAVAYSAPTGGVAAAAESKKEEKVGEKEESDDDMGFNLFD; via the coding sequence tttttttttttttggattaaaaTTAATGTTAACTTCCTCTTATCTGAGGTTAAGGGGAAAGATCTCGCCGAGCTATTTGCATCCGGAAGGGAGAAGCTAGCATCAGTCCCATCCGGCGGTAATGGTGCAGTTGCTTACTCTGCACCCACAGGTGGAGTCGCTGCTGCTGCAGAGTCAAAGAAGGAAGAAAAGGTTGGAGAGAAGGAAGAATCAGATGATGATATGGGTTTCAATCTTTTCGACTAA